Proteins from a genomic interval of Acetobacterium woodii DSM 1030:
- a CDS encoding PAS domain-containing hybrid sensor histidine kinase/response regulator, with the protein MIELGHVIVDSNNSLIVARKKARKIALKLGCTEILATRIEAALSDIIRQLLTIEKKIDFLISIVEKDQKKGVMIVFGNLENKIKLNLPESCFDEFKYSIMKNRKYQANVYMPFVFIDPELNDLLIKELRAEIKSPSKEELIKEIELKNIELANSRQFMESVLDNLQAAVYVKDLDGRYTYLNKHWEDMTGFNREDCIGKRAKEIYNNELGSTYDQNDLEVIRLQKTQISEEISVNQAVKRTYLSTKVPMEQNGNIVGLCSISTDISLRKQMEEALFEAKMVAEEAAKSKSDFLANMSHEIRTPMNAILGMGYLIEKTDLSEKQKDYIDKIKQSGQHLLGIINDILDFSKIEAGKLNIEAINFKLDEVLDNLTNCSSEKCLEKGLELVFDIGPEVPNELCGDPLRIGQILINYVNNAIKFTDSGEIIVKIRKEQELTNEFILKFEVHDTGIGLTNDQRSKLFQSFHQGDTSTTRKYGGTGLGLAISKNLADLMGGEVGVESIIGKGSNFWFTTRFTTSQQIEESPVSYKIMSNVRTLVVDDNHQARLILSSMLKSMNVRVDETGSGKNAIEMILSSDQGNDPYDIIFIDMQMPHLNGIQTIERLNQRNLHKTPKYVMVTGYGREDVFFEAKRVGIEVVLVKPVNLWILYETTLRILSNPPQNGANEISTAAVSTQNKNQPELFKSKILLVEDNEINQQVAIEILEEGGFAVDVADNGQKAIAMVSADNYDLVLMDMQMPILDGLEATKQIRMNRQFKDLVIIAMTANAMTGDRERCIAGGMNDYLPKPIDPSELFKMMAQWIPSYNNRYHLIENKVATTSTISENKKLDLRITGLDVEQGLKRVLGKKKSYLKLLRKFVCGQKNMISDLEQAIKDGDYSTAERLIHTLKGAAGNIGAITIQESAIILETAIREYPNKDALKELIGDLNLQLNNLFKSLEENLPAENIEISGETVISSKEELLQFLETLKPALQSRKPKKCTEVLESSRFLLWPNELNAEVNELSQLVSKYKFKEAIKNVESLIIKLSEV; encoded by the coding sequence ATGATTGAATTAGGCCATGTTATTGTTGACAGCAATAATTCATTAATCGTAGCGCGAAAAAAAGCACGAAAAATCGCCTTGAAGTTGGGTTGTACTGAAATTTTAGCCACCCGAATAGAAGCCGCCTTATCTGATATAATTCGTCAACTTCTGACAATTGAAAAGAAAATTGATTTTTTGATATCAATTGTCGAAAAAGACCAAAAAAAAGGTGTTATGATTGTTTTTGGGAATCTTGAAAACAAAATTAAATTAAATTTACCAGAATCTTGTTTTGATGAATTTAAATATTCGATAATGAAAAACAGAAAGTATCAAGCAAATGTTTATATGCCTTTTGTGTTTATTGATCCGGAACTTAACGATTTATTAATTAAAGAACTTCGAGCCGAAATCAAGTCACCTTCAAAAGAAGAATTAATTAAGGAAATTGAACTTAAAAATATTGAGTTGGCAAATAGCCGACAATTTATGGAATCAGTTCTGGATAATTTGCAGGCGGCGGTTTATGTCAAAGACTTAGATGGAAGATATACGTATCTAAATAAACATTGGGAAGATATGACCGGTTTTAATCGGGAAGATTGTATTGGTAAAAGAGCAAAAGAGATTTATAATAACGAATTAGGAAGTACTTACGATCAAAACGATTTGGAAGTTATCAGGCTCCAAAAGACTCAGATCAGCGAAGAAATATCTGTTAATCAAGCGGTAAAACGAACATATTTATCAACCAAAGTACCAATGGAACAAAATGGCAATATTGTCGGACTTTGTAGTATTTCAACGGATATTTCACTCAGAAAGCAAATGGAAGAAGCGTTATTCGAAGCTAAGATGGTAGCCGAAGAAGCGGCAAAATCTAAATCTGATTTTTTGGCCAATATGAGCCACGAGATTCGAACCCCTATGAATGCAATCCTGGGAATGGGTTATTTGATTGAAAAAACTGATTTATCAGAAAAACAGAAAGATTATATTGATAAAATAAAACAATCCGGGCAACATTTATTAGGTATCATTAACGATATTTTGGATTTTTCAAAAATAGAAGCGGGAAAGCTGAATATTGAAGCCATTAATTTTAAATTAGATGAAGTTTTGGATAATTTAACGAATTGTAGTAGTGAAAAATGTTTGGAAAAAGGATTAGAACTGGTCTTTGATATTGGCCCGGAGGTTCCCAATGAATTATGTGGAGATCCTTTGAGAATTGGGCAAATACTTATTAATTATGTTAATAATGCCATCAAATTTACGGATTCCGGCGAGATTATTGTTAAAATAAGAAAAGAGCAAGAATTGACGAACGAATTCATTTTGAAATTTGAAGTTCATGATACGGGCATTGGACTAACAAATGACCAACGATCTAAATTATTCCAATCATTTCATCAAGGGGATACTTCAACAACCCGGAAATATGGTGGAACTGGTTTAGGTCTGGCCATTTCCAAAAATCTGGCCGATTTAATGGGGGGCGAAGTTGGAGTGGAATCAATCATCGGAAAAGGCAGCAATTTTTGGTTTACGACCCGTTTTACCACTTCTCAACAAATTGAAGAATCACCTGTTTCATACAAAATAATGAGTAATGTTCGGACCCTTGTTGTCGATGATAATCATCAAGCGCGACTAATTTTATCTTCAATGTTGAAATCGATGAATGTCAGAGTTGATGAAACCGGATCTGGTAAAAATGCGATCGAAATGATTTTATCAAGTGATCAGGGAAACGATCCATATGATATAATCTTTATTGATATGCAAATGCCACATCTAAACGGGATTCAAACCATTGAACGGTTAAACCAGAGGAACTTGCATAAAACGCCTAAATATGTCATGGTCACCGGTTATGGCCGTGAAGATGTTTTTTTTGAAGCAAAACGGGTTGGGATTGAAGTGGTCCTTGTTAAACCTGTTAATCTCTGGATTTTATACGAAACAACCCTAAGAATTCTTAGCAATCCCCCGCAAAATGGAGCGAATGAAATAAGTACGGCTGCGGTTTCAACGCAAAATAAAAATCAACCGGAATTATTTAAATCGAAAATCTTGCTAGTTGAAGATAATGAAATTAACCAGCAAGTTGCAATCGAAATTCTTGAAGAAGGTGGTTTTGCTGTTGATGTCGCAGATAATGGTCAGAAGGCAATAGCAATGGTTAGTGCTGATAACTACGATCTGGTTTTAATGGATATGCAAATGCCAATTTTAGATGGCCTTGAAGCTACAAAGCAAATCAGAATGAACCGTCAATTTAAAGATCTTGTCATTATTGCGATGACTGCCAATGCAATGACTGGCGATCGAGAACGCTGCATAGCTGGGGGAATGAATGACTATTTGCCTAAACCAATTGATCCAAGTGAACTTTTTAAAATGATGGCTCAGTGGATTCCCTCATATAATAATCGTTATCATCTCATCGAAAATAAGGTTGCGACGACTTCTACGATTTCTGAAAACAAAAAATTAGATCTCAGAATTACTGGATTAGATGTTGAACAGGGACTAAAGCGTGTTTTAGGGAAGAAAAAATCATATTTAAAGCTTTTAAGAAAGTTCGTTTGCGGACAAAAAAATATGATTAGTGATCTGGAGCAAGCAATCAAAGACGGTGATTACAGTACGGCCGAAAGGCTTATCCATACCCTAAAAGGTGCGGCAGGGAATATCGGAGCAATAACGATTCAAGAATCGGCAATAATTCTTGAAACAGCCATTCGCGAATATCCCAATAAAGATGCACTTAAAGAATTAATTGGCGATTTAAATCTACAATTAAATAACCTGTTTAAGTCACTTGAAGAAAACTTGCCGGCAGAAAATATTGAAATTAGCGGTGAAACTGTGATATCTTCTAAAGAAGAATTACTTCAGTTCCTGGAAACGCTAAAGCCGGCTCTACAATCGCGCAAGCCCAAAAAATGCACCGAAGTATTGGAATCTAGTCGTTTTTTGTTATGGCCAAATGAACTTAACGCCGAGGTTAATGAGTTAAGTCAACTTGTGTCAAAATATAAATTTAAGGAAGCTATAAAAAATGTGGAATCCTTAATAATCAAATTAAGTGAGGTTTGA
- a CDS encoding response regulator — MKKLSECSILIVDDTEINVDILVEALGDDYELAVAMDGESALEIIEMELPDLILLDIMMPGMSGYEVCEVLKKNPVTANIPIIFLTAMTDIVSKTKGFEAGAVDYITKPFEIMEVKARVQTHLFIKIAKNQLALQNELLEQRVLERTKQLCLTQEITIEALASLAEYRDPETGGHINRTKNYVKILSKKLSTYEKFKDILNEEMIQVFYNSAPLHDIGKIGIRDDILLKPGKLTKEEFEEMKKHTTIGYETLHIAALKLGENSFLRQAMDFARYHQEKWDGTGYPDGLAGDEIPIAGRVMAIADVYDALISKRIYKPSFTHKKAVEIINEGRGLHFDPIMVDAFGEVNEEFRQIAIKYADCAEELLTLNEV; from the coding sequence ATGAAAAAATTATCAGAATGTAGTATTTTAATTGTCGATGATACCGAAATAAACGTCGATATTCTAGTTGAAGCGCTTGGTGATGACTATGAATTAGCGGTAGCAATGGATGGGGAATCGGCATTGGAAATTATTGAAATGGAGCTTCCCGACCTAATACTATTAGATATAATGATGCCGGGGATGAGTGGTTATGAGGTTTGTGAGGTTCTGAAAAAAAATCCGGTTACTGCGAACATCCCGATTATATTTTTGACGGCCATGACGGATATCGTCAGTAAGACAAAAGGATTTGAAGCCGGTGCCGTTGATTATATTACCAAACCGTTTGAAATTATGGAAGTGAAAGCAAGGGTTCAAACCCATTTATTTATAAAAATAGCTAAAAATCAGTTAGCGCTTCAAAACGAATTACTTGAACAACGGGTTCTAGAACGAACGAAGCAATTATGTCTGACTCAAGAAATTACCATTGAAGCCTTGGCATCGCTGGCTGAATATCGCGATCCGGAAACGGGCGGACATATCAATCGTACCAAAAATTATGTCAAAATTCTCTCAAAAAAACTTAGTACCTATGAAAAATTTAAAGATATTTTGAATGAGGAAATGATACAAGTTTTTTATAACTCGGCACCACTTCATGATATCGGGAAAATTGGGATCAGAGATGATATACTACTTAAACCGGGTAAGCTAACAAAAGAAGAATTTGAGGAAATGAAAAAGCATACAACAATTGGGTATGAAACGCTTCACATTGCCGCTTTAAAACTGGGAGAGAACTCATTTTTGCGACAAGCGATGGATTTCGCCAGATACCATCAAGAAAAATGGGATGGAACTGGTTATCCGGATGGTCTGGCCGGGGATGAAATACCGATTGCCGGCAGAGTTATGGCAATTGCTGACGTTTATGATGCACTTATCAGTAAAAGAATTTACAAACCATCTTTTACACATAAAAAAGCGGTTGAAATTATTAATGAAGGCCGTGGCTTGCATTTTGATCCAATTATGGTGGATGCTTTTGGAGAAGTAAATGAAGAATTTCGACAAATAGCGATTAAATATGCTGATTGCGCTGAGGAATTATTAACATTAAATGAAGTATAA
- a CDS encoding AzlC family ABC transporter permease, translating to MTKNFIFSFKQVVPILFPYLFYLFIGIAFGVLMDTAGYSVGWSFLSGVFIYAGSMQIVMVSLLVAGSSLGTITMMTFFVNARHIFYGIAFIDRFRSMGWKYPYMIVTLTDEVYSILCNVKYPNDVDIKKVDFKITLICHLVWILSCVAGAMFGKLLPFDLTGIEFSATAFFVTVCINHWHTMASHIPAITGLISALLGFFVLGPNQFILPALSLTVVVLIGFIPLKH from the coding sequence ATGACGAAAAATTTTATCTTTTCTTTTAAACAAGTAGTGCCGATTTTATTTCCTTATTTATTTTATTTATTTATTGGCATCGCTTTTGGTGTTTTGATGGATACGGCCGGTTATTCGGTCGGATGGTCATTTTTATCAGGTGTTTTTATTTATGCCGGATCAATGCAAATTGTTATGGTTTCGCTACTTGTAGCGGGGTCTTCGTTAGGGACAATCACAATGATGACATTTTTTGTTAATGCCCGACATATTTTTTACGGGATTGCCTTTATTGATCGATTTCGGTCAATGGGATGGAAATATCCTTATATGATCGTAACGCTCACGGATGAGGTCTATTCAATTCTCTGTAATGTCAAATACCCGAATGATGTTGATATTAAAAAGGTTGATTTTAAAATTACACTCATTTGTCACCTGGTCTGGATTTTGAGTTGTGTAGCCGGGGCAATGTTTGGGAAACTGCTGCCTTTTGATTTAACCGGCATTGAGTTCTCGGCAACAGCATTTTTCGTCACGGTTTGCATCAACCATTGGCACACAATGGCTTCGCACATACCGGCCATTACCGGCTTAATAAGCGCGTTGCTCGGTTTCTTTGTGTTAGGCCCGAATCAATTTATACTTCCGGCCCTCTCATTGACCGTAGTGGTGTTAATTGGATTTATACCATTGAAGCACTAA
- a CDS encoding branched-chain amino acid transporter permease: protein MIVTLVTVFTRALPFIFLGGKKELPDTISYLGKVFPAAIMIILSVFSLRNINLISFPYGLAELISVAAVMIIHLKKKNVFLSIFVGTSLYMVLIRTVFLVVP, encoded by the coding sequence ATGATTGTAACTTTAGTAACTGTTTTTACACGGGCATTGCCGTTCATATTTTTAGGTGGAAAAAAGGAACTTCCAGACACAATTTCGTATTTGGGAAAGGTATTCCCAGCTGCGATTATGATTATTTTGTCGGTATTTTCCCTGCGCAATATTAATCTGATTTCGTTTCCTTATGGTTTAGCGGAGTTGATTTCAGTTGCCGCAGTTATGATCATTCATCTTAAAAAGAAAAATGTTTTTCTCAGTATTTTTGTTGGAACCAGTCTCTATATGGTTTTAATCCGAACAGTATTTTTAGTTGTACCTTAG
- a CDS encoding MORN repeat-containing protein: MKRKAGSSIVLILMLISILMLTSGCVRTQSYGGGTYSGEWKDGMPNGYGKFTYSKDVIYEGQWKDGKLHGQGVATGYNGTKFEGEWKYGKLDGYGTKTEDGNTYVGEFKEGKMEGKGTLTMADGTTYVGTFANDQYVGP, translated from the coding sequence ATGAAAAGAAAAGCAGGATCGTCGATAGTTTTAATACTCATGTTAATCAGTATATTAATGTTGACCAGTGGTTGTGTCCGGACGCAATCCTATGGTGGCGGTACATATTCTGGCGAATGGAAAGATGGGATGCCAAACGGTTATGGAAAGTTTACCTACTCCAAAGATGTGATTTACGAAGGTCAATGGAAAGATGGTAAACTCCATGGTCAAGGGGTCGCAACGGGGTATAATGGCACGAAATTTGAAGGCGAATGGAAATACGGAAAACTTGACGGTTATGGAACAAAAACAGAAGACGGCAATACCTATGTCGGCGAGTTCAAAGAAGGTAAGATGGAAGGTAAAGGAACATTGACAATGGCCGATGGGACCACCTATGTCGGCACGTTTGCAAATGATCAATATGTTGGTCCATAA